Proteins from one Planctomycetia bacterium genomic window:
- a CDS encoding tyrosine-type recombinase/integrase, which translates to MRSRKPWYRKQTDAWYVTIDGTQHCLATGKKNKKEADLEFHKLMTERGILPKSLKRCSVKTIIDLFLDWSKTHHEPETAKLHRAFLTDFSGFSNYSSLTTDSILPLHVTRWVDARPTWKSKRAAMASVKRLFSWAEQEGLLKENRLRRIKLPANKSRMVTLSEKERHEVLDAIKDKAFKRFVIALQNTGCRPSEIARVTASDVYLDKGIWILHKHKTGKHTGKPRVIYLNDEMMKLCTELVAEHPTGPLFTTMKRVRVNGELQERGFSKNGIRCRFRELRKKLPHLQQLIAYAYRHSFATDALEKGVGVAQVAELLGHQSLDMLTKHYCHLNQRIEHLRQAANSATA; encoded by the coding sequence ATGCGATCTCGCAAGCCCTGGTACCGCAAACAGACTGATGCCTGGTACGTCACCATCGATGGTACCCAGCACTGCTTAGCCACTGGAAAGAAGAACAAGAAGGAAGCCGATCTAGAATTCCACAAGCTCATGACCGAGCGGGGAATTCTGCCGAAGTCTCTGAAGAGATGTTCGGTCAAAACCATCATTGATCTTTTCCTTGATTGGTCCAAGACTCATCACGAGCCTGAAACGGCCAAATTGCATCGTGCCTTTCTGACTGACTTCTCCGGTTTCAGCAATTACAGTTCTCTGACCACTGATTCTATACTCCCCTTGCATGTTACACGTTGGGTTGATGCCAGGCCCACTTGGAAATCCAAGCGAGCTGCCATGGCCAGTGTCAAAAGGCTTTTCTCGTGGGCTGAGCAGGAAGGTTTACTGAAAGAAAACCGTCTACGCCGGATTAAGCTGCCTGCCAACAAGTCGAGAATGGTAACTCTTTCTGAGAAAGAACGGCACGAAGTTCTTGATGCAATCAAAGACAAAGCCTTCAAGCGTTTCGTAATCGCATTACAGAATACTGGGTGCAGACCGAGTGAGATTGCTCGCGTGACAGCAAGCGACGTTTATTTGGACAAGGGAATTTGGATTCTGCACAAGCACAAAACGGGGAAACACACTGGCAAGCCTCGTGTCATCTACTTGAACGATGAGATGATGAAACTCTGTACGGAACTGGTGGCTGAACATCCTACAGGACCGTTGTTCACAACCATGAAGCGAGTCAGAGTGAATGGCGAACTCCAAGAGCGTGGATTTTCCAAGAACGGCATTCGCTGTAGATTTCGGGAACTAAGGAAGAAACTCCCTCACCTCCAGCAACTGATTGCCTACGCGTATCGCCATTCGTTTGCTACTGATGCTTTGGAAAAAGGTGTTGGCGTTGCCCAGGTGGCGGAGTTGCTTGGCCATCAGTCGCTGGACATGCTCACCAAGCATTACTGCCATTTGAATCAGCGAATCGAACATCTTCGCCAAGCAGCCAATTCGGCGACTGCCTAG
- a CDS encoding JAB domain-containing protein: MTINTYTPETEIAKSERIALAAFKKTAQLAELKLSYRRKQQDYPSYRIDSTEVAIHYLRQLWDKDTLELREEFMLICLSNSLDVNGWIKLYSGGFQDCPVDVRLILGIALQTASCAILVAHNHPSGQVMPSYADKKLTAQIAQASRVMGIRLLDHVILTSKESFSFRDREPGALM; this comes from the coding sequence ATGACGATCAACACATACACACCAGAAACTGAAATAGCAAAATCGGAACGCATTGCCTTAGCAGCATTTAAGAAGACTGCCCAGCTAGCTGAACTCAAGTTGAGTTATCGAAGGAAGCAGCAGGACTATCCAAGTTATCGGATTGATTCCACTGAGGTAGCCATTCATTATTTGCGGCAACTTTGGGATAAGGACACGCTTGAGCTTCGAGAAGAGTTCATGCTGATCTGCTTGTCAAATTCGCTGGATGTCAACGGATGGATTAAGCTCTACTCGGGTGGTTTTCAGGATTGCCCCGTAGATGTTCGGTTGATTCTTGGGATAGCCTTGCAAACGGCAAGCTGTGCCATTCTCGTGGCCCATAATCACCCGTCTGGTCAAGTGATGCCATCATACGCTGACAAAAAGCTAACGGCTCAGATTGCTCAAGCCAGTCGCGTCATGGGCATAAGGTTGTTAGATCACGTGATACTTACATCGAAGGAATCGTTTAGCTTTCGTGACCGAGAGCCAGGAGCACTTATGTAA